Proteins co-encoded in one Candidatus Limnocylindrales bacterium genomic window:
- a CDS encoding Zn-ribbon domain-containing OB-fold protein encodes MSEVPASGHPLPVVEFLKLGKGGEPYLEGQRCGACGAVFLGTRTVCSKCGARGKLEARRLAERGTLYAYSIVHRSFPGVAVPYVSAIVDLEGGGTVKGNLVDVEPDPSRIRFGMPVKVVFRDALGRKDKDGNSYLSYFFVPDAA; translated from the coding sequence ATGAGCGAGGTCCCAGCGTCCGGACACCCCCTGCCTGTCGTCGAGTTCCTCAAGCTCGGCAAAGGCGGCGAGCCGTATCTGGAGGGCCAGCGCTGCGGGGCATGCGGCGCCGTCTTCCTCGGCACGCGCACCGTATGCTCGAAGTGCGGAGCGCGCGGGAAGCTGGAAGCCAGACGGCTTGCGGAGCGGGGCACGCTCTACGCCTACTCCATCGTCCACCGCTCCTTCCCCGGAGTCGCCGTTCCCTACGTCTCGGCCATCGTCGATCTGGAAGGAGGCGGCACCGTCAAGGGCAACCTGGTCGATGTCGAGCCCGACCCGTCCAGGATCCGCTTCGGAATGCCGGTCAAGGTCGTCTTCCGCGACGCGCTCGGCCGCAAGGACAAGGATGGCAATTCGTATCTGAGCTACTTCTTCGTTCCCGATGCGGCCTGA
- a CDS encoding beta-ketoacyl synthase N-terminal-like domain-containing protein — protein sequence MSDVYVIGTDMIRFGRYPERSVPELGAEAALLALDDAGLTIQDMQALYCGNLYQANAMVGQRILQQIGQTGIPVVNCANACATGATAFREAWMSIKAGLHDAVLAVGVEQMGKGLLGGGGGGSGISKEGLLGSGTMPAVFAEAGMEHARKYGTTFEQFAKVSVKNHHHSTLNPKAMYQMETPLEQVMNAEMIAYPNTKLMCSVNVDGAAAAVLVSEKKARELGMKRAVRVRASALTSDPWSERDLVMPDVNTCTRLAARTAYEMAGVGPQDIDLVELHDCFATAEILHYENLGLCGEGEAGRMIDSGETANGGRIPVNVSGGLLSKGHPLGATGIANIYEVTTHLRGEAGARQVQGARLGMTHVIGLGSACAIHILEKVG from the coding sequence ATGAGCGACGTCTACGTAATCGGCACCGACATGATCCGCTTCGGCCGCTATCCCGAGCGCAGCGTTCCCGAGCTCGGCGCCGAGGCGGCCCTGCTTGCGCTCGACGATGCCGGGCTGACCATCCAGGACATGCAGGCGCTGTATTGCGGCAACCTCTATCAGGCCAACGCGATGGTCGGGCAGCGCATTCTCCAGCAGATCGGCCAGACCGGCATTCCCGTCGTCAACTGCGCCAACGCTTGCGCCACCGGCGCGACGGCATTTCGCGAGGCGTGGATGTCGATCAAGGCCGGTCTTCACGACGCCGTCCTGGCCGTAGGCGTCGAGCAGATGGGAAAGGGCCTTCTCGGCGGCGGAGGCGGCGGCAGCGGCATCTCCAAGGAAGGCCTGCTCGGCTCGGGCACGATGCCGGCCGTCTTTGCCGAGGCCGGCATGGAGCACGCGCGCAAGTACGGCACGACTTTCGAGCAGTTCGCCAAGGTCTCGGTCAAGAACCATCACCACTCCACGCTCAATCCCAAGGCGATGTATCAGATGGAAACGCCGCTCGAGCAGGTGATGAACGCGGAAATGATCGCCTATCCGAACACCAAGCTGATGTGCTCGGTCAACGTCGACGGCGCCGCCGCCGCGGTTCTGGTCTCGGAGAAGAAGGCGCGCGAGCTCGGCATGAAGCGGGCGGTGCGGGTGCGTGCGTCGGCGCTGACCAGCGACCCGTGGAGCGAGCGCGACCTGGTCATGCCCGACGTCAACACGTGCACGCGTCTCGCTGCCAGGACCGCCTACGAGATGGCCGGCGTCGGGCCGCAGGACATCGACCTGGTGGAGCTGCACGACTGCTTCGCCACCGCCGAGATCCTTCACTACGAGAACCTCGGCCTCTGCGGCGAGGGCGAGGCCGGCCGCATGATCGACAGCGGCGAGACCGCCAACGGTGGCCGCATTCCGGTCAATGTCTCGGGCGGCCTGCTCTCCAAGGGCCATCCACTCGGCGCCACCGGCATCGCCAACATCTACGAGGTGACCACGCATCTTCGCGGCGAGGCCGGAGCGCGGCAGGTGCAGGGCGCACGGCTCGGCATGACGCACGTCATCGGTCTGGGCAGCGCCTGCGCGATCCACATCCTGGAGAAGGTGGGCTAG
- a CDS encoding glycosyltransferase family 2 protein yields MGTPSVSVLIPVYNGERTIAGCIDSVLAQQYPRLEVVVVNDCSTDRTAEILRRYEGRVRVFTNARNSGIAATYNRAIREASGDIVLTVASDCILLSPDYVERMVRHFDDPTVGAVVGKSMMPEWDRAPWLERVFTRLNILDTNCPDTGAHEVNFVELRCDGYRRQLLIDVGGLNEDLFRSNEDQDLSIRIARRGARLLQDNSLEFELGFGGTEDTLGKLLSKQTQYARGQAYIAVNYGVGSRNGLWTNENRRMRAVHRMSQVATLPILVATALVALAWPGAAAAVLAMLLVTRLWWYARLARDLKPAERLAALALGPVCDVLYSFSFWTSAVGWIASGKAAFNRRQVGHLEIARPRA; encoded by the coding sequence ATGGGGACGCCGTCGGTCTCGGTACTGATACCGGTTTACAATGGAGAGCGCACGATCGCCGGCTGCATCGACTCGGTGCTGGCCCAGCAGTATCCGCGCCTCGAAGTGGTCGTCGTCAACGACTGCTCCACCGACCGAACCGCGGAGATCCTGCGCCGCTACGAAGGGCGCGTTCGCGTCTTCACCAATGCCAGGAACTCCGGCATCGCCGCCACCTACAATCGCGCCATCCGGGAGGCGAGCGGCGACATCGTCCTGACCGTCGCCAGCGACTGCATCCTCCTGTCCCCCGACTACGTCGAGCGCATGGTCCGGCATTTCGACGACCCGACCGTCGGCGCCGTGGTGGGAAAGTCGATGATGCCCGAATGGGACCGCGCGCCCTGGCTCGAGCGCGTGTTCACGCGCCTGAACATCCTGGACACGAACTGCCCGGATACCGGCGCGCACGAAGTCAACTTCGTCGAGCTGCGCTGTGACGGCTACCGGCGCCAGCTCCTGATCGACGTCGGCGGCCTGAACGAAGACCTGTTCCGATCCAACGAGGACCAGGATCTTTCGATCCGCATCGCCAGGCGCGGTGCGCGCCTGCTTCAGGACAACTCGCTCGAGTTCGAGCTCGGCTTCGGCGGCACCGAGGACACGCTCGGCAAGCTGCTGAGCAAGCAGACGCAGTATGCGCGCGGTCAGGCCTACATCGCCGTGAACTACGGCGTCGGCTCGCGCAACGGGCTCTGGACCAACGAGAACCGCCGGATGCGCGCCGTCCACCGCATGTCGCAGGTGGCCACGCTGCCGATCCTGGTGGCGACGGCGCTTGTGGCTCTGGCCTGGCCTGGGGCGGCGGCGGCAGTGCTGGCGATGCTTCTTGTGACCAGGCTGTGGTGGTACGCGCGGCTCGCGCGCGACCTGAAACCGGCCGAGCGCCTCGCGGCGCTGGCATTGGGACCGGTCTGCGACGTTCTCTATTCCTTCTCGTTCTGGACCAGTGCCGTCGGCTGGATCGCCAGCGGCAAGGCGGCTTTCAATCGCCGCCAGGTAGGTCACCTGGAGATCGCAAGGCCAAGGGCGTAG
- a CDS encoding sulfatase-like hydrolase/transferase, with product MESSQRLREVAWFLAAALSWAAVDVGQAAATSGGIGITRLAALTLLLYALLGLAAAAVAVPLLSRVFRPHAFPAAALATAVFGIGALLVLGYVNVAFLPSITNPISIAANLALVAVIAAGWLAAARARPLARVQGSAAVAAVVGAIAVAATFVVAMPAAGVAGSALGARSTASPSMPSVFVIVLDSLRADRTSLFGRTDRLLPRLEALIEQSAGYSRAYVQSSWTKPSVGSLFTSLFPSSHGATLRTGRLASGATTLPELFARGGYATAVFSSNPWVSPAFGFHEGVGHFVESERESFTRLITLHRLLKMADKALPGDAIRLSLQKLERGFGVSEAHRSNCLRDAWLVDQLEPWLEQAGPGPYFAYFHLMSPHIPYDPPGVAHEDFPDDEQVALQRVTTPLPEPRRRRLIELYEQASVHGDQMLGRILDILEARGMAANSVVVVTADHGEEFHEHGAWGHGNSLYDETIHVPLVIRSPGLSPRRIDAPVMLVDVLPTLSVLTDAQTMPAPAEAQGADIRAPDAARPAYAELTREGGLESHALIRASQKYIETVKSLGEPLQHELYDLARDPAEKSSLGSAAQADWAQSLAALRRQAQATRFESDAAEIDEDAEERLRGLGYLN from the coding sequence TTGGAATCCTCGCAGCGACTTCGGGAAGTCGCGTGGTTCCTCGCGGCCGCGCTGTCATGGGCGGCCGTGGATGTCGGGCAGGCGGCGGCGACCAGCGGCGGCATCGGCATCACGCGTCTGGCGGCGCTGACCCTGCTGCTCTACGCGCTGCTCGGTCTGGCGGCCGCTGCCGTGGCGGTTCCGCTGCTGTCGCGAGTCTTCCGGCCTCATGCCTTTCCGGCTGCGGCGCTCGCCACGGCCGTCTTCGGCATCGGCGCCCTGCTCGTGCTCGGCTACGTCAACGTCGCCTTCCTGCCATCGATCACCAATCCGATCTCCATCGCCGCCAATCTGGCGCTCGTTGCCGTGATCGCCGCCGGCTGGCTCGCGGCCGCGCGAGCGCGACCGCTGGCGCGCGTGCAAGGCAGCGCGGCAGTGGCCGCCGTGGTCGGCGCCATCGCCGTGGCGGCGACGTTCGTCGTGGCGATGCCGGCGGCGGGCGTGGCCGGAAGCGCGCTCGGCGCGCGCAGCACCGCCTCCCCGAGCATGCCCAGCGTCTTCGTCATCGTGCTGGACTCGCTGCGCGCCGACCGCACCTCGCTGTTCGGACGCACGGACCGCCTGCTGCCCAGGCTCGAAGCCTTGATCGAGCAGTCCGCCGGCTACTCGCGCGCCTACGTGCAGTCGTCCTGGACCAAGCCATCGGTCGGCTCGCTGTTCACTTCGCTGTTTCCGAGCTCGCACGGTGCGACGCTGCGCACCGGGCGCCTGGCATCGGGAGCCACGACGCTGCCCGAGCTATTCGCGCGCGGCGGCTATGCCACCGCCGTCTTCTCGTCCAATCCGTGGGTGTCGCCGGCCTTCGGCTTTCACGAGGGCGTGGGGCATTTCGTGGAGTCCGAGCGCGAAAGCTTCACCCGGCTGATCACGCTTCACCGGTTGCTCAAGATGGCCGACAAGGCGCTGCCCGGCGATGCGATCCGTCTTTCCCTGCAGAAGCTCGAGCGCGGCTTCGGTGTCAGCGAGGCGCACCGTTCCAACTGCCTGCGAGATGCGTGGCTGGTCGATCAACTCGAGCCATGGCTCGAACAGGCCGGGCCTGGACCGTACTTTGCCTACTTCCATCTGATGAGCCCGCACATTCCCTACGATCCGCCGGGCGTGGCGCATGAAGACTTCCCCGACGACGAGCAGGTGGCTTTGCAGCGCGTGACGACGCCGCTTCCCGAGCCGCGCCGCCGGCGCCTGATCGAGCTGTATGAGCAGGCCAGCGTGCACGGTGACCAGATGCTCGGCCGCATTCTCGACATCCTGGAGGCGCGCGGGATGGCGGCCAACTCGGTCGTGGTCGTCACCGCCGATCACGGCGAGGAGTTCCACGAGCACGGCGCCTGGGGTCACGGCAACTCGCTCTACGACGAAACGATCCACGTGCCGCTGGTCATCCGATCGCCCGGCCTTTCGCCGCGCCGCATTGATGCGCCGGTGATGCTGGTGGACGTTCTGCCGACCCTGTCGGTCCTTACCGATGCGCAGACCATGCCGGCTCCCGCCGAGGCGCAAGGCGCCGACATCCGCGCGCCTGACGCGGCGCGTCCGGCGTACGCCGAGCTGACGCGCGAGGGCGGTCTGGAGTCGCACGCGCTGATCCGCGCCAGCCAGAAATACATCGAGACGGTGAAAAGCCTCGGCGAGCCGCTTCAGCACGAGCTGTACGACCTGGCGCGCGATCCTGCGGAGAAAAGCAGCCTCGGCAGCGCTGCGCAGGCCGACTGGGCCCAGTCACTGGCAGCGCTTCGGCGGCAGGCGCAGGCGACACGCTTCGAGAGCGACGCCGCCGAGATCGACGAGGATGCCGAAGAGCGCCTGAGGGGTCTCGGCTACCTCAACTGA
- a CDS encoding SDR family oxidoreductase, whose protein sequence is MRFQGRTVVVTGASSGIGEAAAELFAREGANVVLAARSAEALEAVAARIAAAGGVAMAVPTDVSDASACAALLSTAESRFGAVHILVNNAGYNYRGCVEEAPVEELARIVDVNLRAPIVLTRLALPYLRRAGRAAIVNVASLAGRIPLPEEATYSATKFGLRGFTFALAEELAGTGITVSAVSPGPVETGFILDGLEQVPDIVFSQPMSTAEDVAKLILDSAHDGAAERTCPQLSGYLATLGYLIPQVPRLLRPLLTYQGRATKERYIRERRAAGAR, encoded by the coding sequence ATGCGGTTCCAAGGCAGGACGGTTGTCGTTACGGGGGCGTCGAGCGGGATCGGTGAGGCCGCAGCCGAGCTGTTTGCGCGCGAAGGGGCCAATGTGGTTCTGGCGGCGCGGAGTGCGGAGGCGCTGGAGGCGGTGGCCGCGCGGATTGCGGCTGCGGGCGGCGTGGCCATGGCGGTGCCCACCGATGTCAGCGATGCCAGCGCCTGCGCGGCGCTGCTGAGCACCGCCGAAAGCCGCTTTGGTGCGGTCCACATCCTCGTCAACAACGCGGGCTACAACTACCGCGGCTGTGTGGAAGAGGCGCCGGTGGAAGAGCTCGCTCGCATCGTCGACGTCAACCTCAGGGCTCCCATCGTGCTGACGCGCCTGGCGCTGCCGTATCTTCGGCGCGCCGGTCGCGCGGCGATCGTCAACGTCGCTTCGCTGGCGGGGCGCATTCCGCTTCCGGAGGAAGCGACGTACTCGGCAACCAAGTTCGGTCTGCGCGGGTTCACGTTCGCGCTGGCGGAGGAGCTCGCGGGCACCGGCATCACCGTCTCGGCCGTGTCGCCGGGGCCGGTGGAGACCGGCTTCATCCTCGACGGCCTCGAGCAGGTCCCCGACATCGTCTTCTCCCAGCCGATGAGCACCGCCGAGGACGTGGCCAAACTCATCCTGGACAGCGCCCATGACGGCGCCGCCGAGCGCACCTGTCCGCAACTGTCGGGCTATCTGGCCACGCTCGGCTATCTGATACCGCAGGTGCCGCGCCTCCTGCGCCCGTTGCTGACGTATCAGGGACGCGCCACCAAGGAGCGATACATCCGCGAGCGCCGCGCCGCCGGCGCGCGCTGA
- a CDS encoding quinone oxidoreductase, with translation MPKAVRIHETGGPEVLRFEDFDPGEPGPGWVRIRHTAIGINFIDTYHRSGLYPLPLPCGLGLEAAGVVEQVGEGVETLRVGDRVAYGTGPIGAYSQVTVAPANRIVPIPASVSDETAAAMMLKGMTAWFLLRRTYEVKEGDTILFHAAAGGVGLIACQWAKHLGATVIGTAGSEEKAALAREHGADHVILYSTEDFPRRVRERTGGRGVPVVYDGVGKATFEGSLDCLAPRGLMVSFGNASGPPAPLELGMLALKGSLYVTRPTLMTYTAEDADLQEAARALFDVVGRGLVRVAVNQRYPLSEAAAAHRDLEARKTTGASVLIP, from the coding sequence ATGCCCAAAGCCGTCAGAATCCACGAAACCGGTGGCCCGGAAGTGCTTCGTTTCGAAGACTTCGATCCCGGCGAGCCGGGGCCGGGGTGGGTGCGCATCCGTCACACCGCCATCGGCATCAATTTCATCGACACCTACCATCGCAGCGGGCTGTACCCGCTTCCGCTGCCGTGCGGGCTGGGGCTCGAAGCGGCCGGTGTCGTCGAGCAGGTCGGTGAGGGCGTCGAGACGTTGCGCGTCGGCGATCGCGTCGCCTATGGCACCGGGCCCATCGGGGCGTACTCGCAGGTGACGGTGGCGCCGGCCAACCGCATCGTCCCCATTCCCGCCTCCGTCAGCGACGAAACCGCGGCGGCGATGATGCTCAAGGGAATGACGGCCTGGTTCCTCCTGCGGCGCACGTACGAGGTGAAGGAAGGCGACACGATCCTCTTTCACGCGGCAGCCGGCGGCGTGGGCCTGATCGCCTGCCAGTGGGCGAAGCATCTGGGCGCGACGGTCATCGGTACTGCGGGCAGCGAAGAGAAGGCAGCGCTGGCACGCGAGCACGGCGCCGATCACGTCATTCTGTACTCCACCGAGGATTTTCCACGGCGCGTGCGCGAGCGGACGGGCGGGCGCGGGGTGCCGGTGGTCTACGACGGCGTGGGCAAGGCGACGTTCGAAGGATCGCTGGACTGTCTGGCGCCGCGCGGGCTGATGGTGAGCTTCGGCAACGCGTCGGGACCGCCTGCGCCGCTGGAACTGGGAATGCTCGCGCTCAAAGGCTCGCTGTACGTGACGCGGCCGACGCTGATGACGTACACGGCCGAGGATGCCGATCTTCAGGAGGCGGCGCGCGCGCTCTTCGACGTCGTCGGCCGCGGCCTCGTTCGAGTCGCGGTCAACCAGCGCTATCCGCTGTCCGAAGCGGCAGCCGCGCACCGCGACCTCGAGGCGCGCAAGACCACCGGTGCAAGCGTTCTGATTCCGTAG
- a CDS encoding cupin domain-containing protein, with amino-acid sequence MAGYIVDIEEKTLKNEFFRQVLFTGPNSQLVVMTLQPGEEIGMEHHDGIDQFIRVEAGQGKAILDGQETSLSDGSAVVIPAGTEHNIVNTSTDEPLRLYTIYTPPEHPDGTVHRTKAEADEYEKHHHH; translated from the coding sequence ATGGCAGGCTATATCGTCGATATCGAAGAGAAGACGCTGAAGAACGAGTTCTTCCGCCAGGTGCTGTTCACCGGGCCCAACAGTCAGCTCGTGGTCATGACGCTGCAGCCGGGCGAGGAGATCGGCATGGAGCATCACGACGGCATCGATCAGTTCATCCGCGTCGAGGCGGGGCAGGGCAAGGCGATCCTGGACGGACAGGAGACTTCGCTCAGCGACGGGTCTGCGGTGGTGATTCCCGCCGGCACCGAGCACAACATCGTCAACACCTCCACGGACGAGCCGCTGCGGCTCTACACGATCTATACGCCGCCCGAACATCCCGACGGCACGGTGCACCGGACCAAGGCCGAAGCGGACGAATACGAGAAGCACCACCACCACTGA
- a CDS encoding winged helix-turn-helix domain-containing protein has product MIYRFGQFELDTAAVELRAAGQARPLEPQVFRLLALLLENHERMVSKDELIEKVWDGRAISDAALSSRIKSARRALGDDGKAQRLIKTLHGRGFRFVGDVRAERQGGSVDAVADATAGVASTAAATAAGDALAAGARAVASAASTDEAATGDSPATAHASRPSIAVLPFRFLGSPGAYEPLAEAIPHELIAELSRMRWLFVIARASSFRLRGNEDAGEIRRLLGARYVLSGTLELARRAHLAVRVELTDTVDGGVVWAEELLAPLDDVHAMRARLASCVVTALEIRIPLHEAEKARLAVSEHLDAWLSYHLGLQHMYRFNKRDNQIAAALFAQAITRDPGFARAHGGLSFVHFQTAFLRHTENLEGERALARQFAERAVELDPLDPFVNFTMGRTYWLDGDLDRSRGWLERAVAMSPNYAQGIYALGWTDSLAGHGLEGRAHVDMAMRLSPLDPLFYAMLGTRSFSHMVRGEDAEAATWAERAARAPGAHVLIPMIAVAAHGLAGNDARAAYWAGDVRARNAALTRADFFRAFPMQHEAARERVAHALERRGF; this is encoded by the coding sequence ATGATCTACCGCTTCGGCCAGTTCGAGCTCGACACCGCCGCCGTCGAGTTGCGCGCCGCCGGACAGGCGCGGCCGCTGGAGCCGCAGGTCTTCCGTCTGCTCGCCCTCCTCCTGGAGAACCATGAACGAATGGTTTCCAAGGACGAGCTGATCGAGAAGGTCTGGGACGGGCGGGCGATCTCGGATGCCGCCCTATCCAGTCGCATCAAGTCGGCGCGCCGCGCCCTCGGCGACGACGGCAAGGCGCAGCGACTCATCAAGACGCTGCACGGGCGCGGGTTCCGCTTCGTCGGCGATGTGCGCGCGGAGAGGCAGGGCGGATCGGTGGACGCGGTCGCCGACGCGACAGCCGGCGTCGCCTCAACCGCCGCTGCGACGGCCGCTGGCGACGCGTTGGCAGCAGGCGCCCGTGCAGTAGCGAGCGCAGCCAGCACGGACGAAGCGGCAACCGGCGATTCGCCTGCGACCGCACACGCATCGCGGCCGTCGATTGCGGTGCTTCCCTTTCGTTTCCTCGGATCGCCGGGCGCTTACGAGCCGCTGGCGGAGGCGATCCCGCACGAGCTGATCGCCGAGTTGTCTCGCATGCGATGGCTCTTCGTCATTGCGCGCGCGTCGTCGTTCCGGCTGCGCGGCAACGAGGACGCCGGCGAGATCCGCCGCCTGCTCGGTGCACGCTACGTGCTGTCGGGAACGCTGGAGCTGGCCCGCCGCGCGCATCTGGCCGTGCGTGTGGAGCTCACCGATACCGTCGATGGCGGCGTCGTCTGGGCCGAGGAGCTGCTGGCCCCGCTCGATGACGTCCATGCGATGCGGGCACGACTCGCCTCCTGTGTGGTGACTGCGCTGGAGATCCGCATTCCGCTGCACGAGGCCGAGAAGGCGCGCCTGGCCGTCAGCGAGCATCTCGATGCCTGGTTGTCCTATCACCTGGGTCTGCAGCACATGTATCGCTTCAACAAGCGCGACAACCAGATCGCTGCCGCGCTGTTCGCGCAGGCCATCACGCGTGATCCCGGCTTTGCGCGCGCCCACGGCGGTCTGTCGTTCGTGCATTTCCAGACGGCGTTCCTGCGCCATACGGAGAACCTGGAAGGCGAGCGGGCGCTGGCACGCCAGTTCGCCGAGCGCGCCGTCGAGCTCGATCCGCTCGACCCGTTCGTCAACTTCACGATGGGACGCACGTACTGGCTCGACGGCGATCTCGACCGCAGCCGCGGCTGGCTGGAGCGGGCCGTGGCGATGAGCCCCAACTATGCCCAGGGCATCTATGCGCTCGGGTGGACGGATTCGCTTGCAGGGCACGGGCTCGAAGGCCGCGCACACGTCGACATGGCCATGCGGCTGAGCCCGCTCGATCCGCTCTTCTACGCGATGCTCGGCACCCGATCGTTCAGCCACATGGTGCGCGGCGAGGATGCGGAAGCGGCGACGTGGGCCGAGCGCGCTGCCCGCGCTCCCGGCGCGCACGTGCTGATCCCGATGATCGCCGTGGCAGCGCACGGCCTGGCGGGCAACGACGCACGCGCGGCGTACTGGGCCGGCGACGTGCGCGCCCGCAACGCGGCATTGACGCGCGCGGATTTCTTCCGCGCGTTTCCAATGCAGCATGAAGCCGCCAGAGAGCGGGTAGCGCACGCGCTGGAGCGCCGCGGCTTCTGA
- a CDS encoding tautomerase family protein: protein MPLVTIDVIKDVFTDSQKRDLIDKVTEAMIAVEGESMRPVTWVRIQEFEGGDWAIGGKALRAADVHAMAAGKAA, encoded by the coding sequence ATGCCACTGGTTACCATTGACGTGATCAAGGACGTTTTCACCGACAGCCAGAAGCGCGACCTCATCGACAAGGTCACCGAAGCGATGATCGCCGTCGAAGGCGAGAGCATGCGCCCCGTGACGTGGGTGCGCATCCAGGAGTTCGAAGGCGGCGACTGGGCCATCGGCGGCAAGGCGCTTCGCGCAGCCGACGTGCACGCCATGGCGGCCGGCAAAGCCGCCTGA
- a CDS encoding metal ABC transporter substrate-binding protein: MQRQARSTSCRAAIAVLASVLVSATASAAPPVRVFVTTTDLGDLTRQVGGDRVTVSEMVRGRDDAHFAEARPSFIKLLSEADLFVQVGLDLEVGYVPVLLQNARNARVLPGAPGFVDASTAIVPLDIATSDVDRSMGDVHVAGSPHYLLDPVRGLEVASLLARKLSEQRPEDQAYFQERLGRLRQRLATALVGETLAAKYDAFKLAVLHERGALGDFLAQQGDRASLSGWLGALLPFHGTKVVDDHAMWTYFARRFGLVVVDHLEPKPGIPPTTTHLRKVIDRMKEHRIRLIFASPYYDPRHATVVSGATGARIVPLAHQTGSRDGTGDYVSMLDYNVRTIAEALAASWSGAATSVD; the protein is encoded by the coding sequence ATGCAACGACAGGCACGCTCCACCTCCTGCCGCGCCGCGATCGCGGTCCTGGCATCGGTGCTCGTTTCAGCCACGGCCTCGGCCGCGCCGCCCGTGCGCGTCTTCGTCACCACCACGGACCTTGGCGACCTCACGCGCCAGGTCGGCGGCGACCGCGTCACCGTCTCCGAAATGGTGCGCGGCCGCGACGACGCCCACTTCGCCGAAGCGCGGCCGAGCTTCATCAAGCTGCTTTCGGAGGCGGATCTGTTCGTGCAGGTCGGGCTCGACCTCGAGGTCGGCTACGTCCCGGTGCTGCTGCAGAACGCGCGCAATGCACGCGTCCTTCCCGGCGCGCCCGGCTTCGTCGATGCCTCCACGGCCATCGTGCCGCTCGACATCGCCACCTCCGACGTGGACCGCTCCATGGGCGACGTGCACGTGGCCGGAAGCCCGCACTATCTGCTCGACCCGGTGCGTGGGCTCGAGGTCGCGTCCCTGCTCGCGCGCAAGCTGAGCGAGCAGCGGCCCGAGGATCAGGCCTACTTCCAGGAGCGGCTCGGGCGCCTGCGCCAGCGTCTGGCGACGGCGCTGGTGGGCGAGACGCTGGCGGCCAAGTACGATGCCTTCAAGCTGGCGGTGCTGCACGAGCGCGGCGCGCTCGGCGATTTCCTGGCCCAGCAGGGCGACCGCGCGTCGCTCTCCGGGTGGCTGGGGGCGCTGCTGCCGTTCCACGGCACCAAGGTCGTCGACGATCACGCGATGTGGACGTACTTCGCGCGCCGCTTCGGCCTGGTTGTCGTCGATCATCTGGAGCCGAAGCCGGGCATTCCGCCGACGACGACGCACCTGCGAAAGGTCATCGACCGCATGAAGGAACATCGCATTCGGCTGATCTTCGCGTCGCCGTACTACGATCCGCGCCATGCCACGGTCGTCTCCGGCGCTACCGGCGCGCGCATCGTGCCGCTCGCGCATCAGACCGGCAGCCGCGACGGCACCGGCGACTACGTCTCCATGCTCGACTACAACGTGCGCACGATTGCCGAGGCACTGGCGGCTTCGTGGTCAGGTGCCGCGACGTCGGTCGATTGA